Part of the Armatimonadota bacterium genome is shown below.
TGGCGCCCACGATGGCCTTGTTGGGCGGGACCGCCACCCCGGTGACGGCGGCCACCAGCGCGCTCGTGGCCGAAAGGCGCGTGGTCTCCACGCCCACCGTGACCCCGTAGCGGTCGCGCCGCGTGCGCAGCGCCATCACCACCTCCTCGAGCGCGGCGTTGCCGGCGCGCTCGCCGATGCCGTTCACCGTGCACTCCACCTGGCGCGCGCCGGCGGCCACGCCGGCCAGCGAGTTGGCCACCGCCAGGCCCAGGTCGTCGTGGCAGTGGACGCTCACCGTGACGGGCTCCCCGTGCGCGCCCGGCATGTCGGCCACCGCCTCGCAGACCCGGCGCACCAGCGCGCCGAACTCCTCGGGCGTGGCGTAGCCGACGGTGTCCGGGATGTTCAGCACCCGGGCCCCCGCCGCCACGGCGGTGCGGAAGACCTCCACCAGGTAGGCGGGGTCGGTGCGGCTGGCGTCCTCGGCGGAGAACTCCACCTCCGGGACCAGGCGCCGGGCCTGGCGCACCGCCCGCTCCACCTCCTCCAGGACCTGCGCGCGGGTCTTGCCCAGCTTGTAGGTCAGGTGGACGTCGGAGGTGGCGATGAACGTGTGGAGACGCGGCCGCGCCGCCCCGCGCAGGGCCTCGGCCGCCGCCTCGATGTCCGCGGGGACGGTGCGGGCGAGCGCCGCCACCGTGACCTCCCGCACCTCGTGCGCCACCGCCTGGACGGCGGCGAAGTCGCTGCGGGAGGCGATGGGGAAGCCCGCCTCGATGACGTCCACGCGCAGCGCCTCCAGGGCGCGGGCCACCCGCACCTTCTCCTCCGGGGTCATGGCGAAGCCGGGGGCCTGCTCCCCGTCGCGCAGGGTCGTGTCGAAGATGGCCACCCGGTCGGTGGGCACCGTGGCGCTCACCTCAGCGTCCTCCGGCCGCGGCCACCTCCGGGCGGGTGGCGAGCCAGGGCATCATGGCGCGCAGCCGCCGCCCCACCTCCTCGATGGGGTGGGCCGCCTCCTCCCGTCGCCGCGCCTCCAGCACCGGCCGGCCGGCCTGGTTCTCCAGGATCCACTCGCGGGCGAAGGTGCCGTCCTGGATCTCGCGCAGCAGGCGGCGCATCTCCGCCCGGGTGGCCTCGGTGATGATGCGCCGGCCGCGGGTCAGGTCGCCGTACTCGGCGGTGTTGCTGACGGAGTGGCGCATCCAGGCGAGCCCCCCCTCGTAGAGCAGGTCGACGATGAGCTTCAGCTCGTTGAGGCACTCGAAGTAGGCGATCTCCGGCTGGTAGCCGGCCTCGACCAGGGTGTCGAAGCCGGCCTTGATGAGCTCGGTCACCCCGCCGCAGAGCACGGCCTGCTCCCCGAAGAGGTCGCTCTCCACCTCCTCGCGCACGGTGGTCTCGATCACGCCCGCCTTCGTGCACCCCACGCCCCGGGCGTAGGCGAGCGCCAGCTCCCTGGCCCCGCCCGAGGCGTCCTGGTGGATGGCCAGCAGGGCGGGCACGCTCTGCCCGGCCACGAACTGCCGGCGCATCAGGTGGCCGGGGGCCTTGGGGGCGACCATGAAGACGTCCACGTCCGGCGGCGGGACCACCTGGTGGTAGTGGAGGCTGAAGCCGTGCGCCACGGCCAGCGCCCGTCCCGCGCGCAGGTGCGGAGCGATGGCCTCCCGGTAGACCTGGCCCTGCACCTCGTCGGGGATGAGGAGGACGACGACGTCGGCCTCGCGCGCCGCCTCGGCCGTCTCCCGCACCGCCAGCCCGGCCTCCTGGGCGGCGGCCCAGGAGCGGCTGCCGGGGTAGAGGCCCACGACCACGTCGATGCCGCTGTCCCGCAGGTTGAGCGCGTGGGCGTGCCCCTGGCTGCCGTAGCCGATCACGGCGACGCGCCGCTCGCGCAGCGGCGCCAGGCTGGCGTCGGCGTCGTAGTAGATGCGTGCCATGCGTGCTCCCCTCCCTCCGTCAGCCGTGCTCAGGTGCTCTGCGGCCCGCGCACCAGGGCGAGCGGGCCCGACCGGACCAGCTCCCGCACCCCGTAGCGGCGCAGGAGGCGGTAGAGGGCGTCGACCTTCTCGGGACGTCCGCTCACCTCGAGGGTGAGCGTGCGTTCCCCCATGTCCACGACCCGGGCGCGGAAGACCCGCGCGGCCAGCAGCACCTCCTGGCGGGTCCCCGGCGTGACGTCCACCTTGATGAGCGCCAGCTCCCGCACCACCGTGGGCTGGGCGCTCAGGTCGGCCACCCGCCGCACGTCCACGAGCTTGTTCAGGTTCTTGGCCACCTGCTCGCCGGACGCCCCCTCCTCCAGCACGACGAAGAGGCGGGCCAGGTGCGGCTCCTCGGTGCGCCCCAGGACCAGCTCGCGCACCGGGTAGCCGCGGCGGCGCAGCAGCCCCGCCACGCGCTCCAGCAC
Proteins encoded:
- the ilvN gene encoding acetolactate synthase small subunit, with the protein product MASAAPTPQPGTAAATATANGGGGGPRTLGVLVEMRAAVLERVAGLLRRRGYPVRELVLGRTEEPHLARLFVVLEEGASGEQVAKNLNKLVDVRRVADLSAQPTVVRELALIKVDVTPGTRQEVLLAARVFRARVVDMGERTLTLEVSGRPEKVDALYRLLRRYGVRELVRSGPLALVRGPQST
- a CDS encoding 2-isopropylmalate synthase, whose translation is MSATVPTDRVAIFDTTLRDGEQAPGFAMTPEEKVRVARALEALRVDVIEAGFPIASRSDFAAVQAVAHEVREVTVAALARTVPADIEAAAEALRGAARPRLHTFIATSDVHLTYKLGKTRAQVLEEVERAVRQARRLVPEVEFSAEDASRTDPAYLVEVFRTAVAAGARVLNIPDTVGYATPEEFGALVRRVCEAVADMPGAHGEPVTVSVHCHDDLGLAVANSLAGVAAGARQVECTVNGIGERAGNAALEEVVMALRTRRDRYGVTVGVETTRLSATSALVAAVTGVAVPPNKAIVGANAFAHEAGIHQHGVLRHPATYEIMRPADVGAEGRLVLGRHSGRHALQHALEAQGIRLDEAALEAAFQAFKALAEARKYITAEDLRALVPTPAAGAPSGPGKAQWWG
- the ilvC gene encoding ketol-acid reductoisomerase, giving the protein MARIYYDADASLAPLRERRVAVIGYGSQGHAHALNLRDSGIDVVVGLYPGSRSWAAAQEAGLAVRETAEAAREADVVVLLIPDEVQGQVYREAIAPHLRAGRALAVAHGFSLHYHQVVPPPDVDVFMVAPKAPGHLMRRQFVAGQSVPALLAIHQDASGGARELALAYARGVGCTKAGVIETTVREEVESDLFGEQAVLCGGVTELIKAGFDTLVEAGYQPEIAYFECLNELKLIVDLLYEGGLAWMRHSVSNTAEYGDLTRGRRIITEATRAEMRRLLREIQDGTFAREWILENQAGRPVLEARRREEAAHPIEEVGRRLRAMMPWLATRPEVAAAGGR